The region TACAGCTATTGACTTCCCTTTATTTGTGTTGTAACATATTATTCTCTTTTCTTAATGCTTAAGTTAAATATAAATAGTTTCATTTTGGTCCTAAGAATGTTTAAATTTCTATTACCAATAATTTATAACATCGCAGGTCAGGCTCATGAGTCGAGAGTCTAGTGAACCATTGTACTGTTGGAACTGCTGACGCAGTATTGTAACTCGTGAAAATAAGTTAAAATAAGGTACAAGATTTATAACaaataatatcaaaatttaCGACAGTCCATTGTTGCCGAAATTATGATTATTCATTATAGCTTCTTGATCAAGAAAGCGTTGCGATTCATATCCTTGATCCTCAGATCTAACAGATCTATTCGTTTTCACATATTTCTCAGATGAAGGTTGATTGATGTAAACATCGTCTCCAACTTGAACGTTCCCAGTTTGGTAAATACCGCAGTAAATCCCCATCGTCGGTGCTTTGCCTTCCACCTGAACCCTTTGCGGATTTCTTTGGCCTCTGAAACTGCGATAATTAACACGTTGAGTATGTGCTTTAAATCTCAACGCTGATTTCAAGTATCGTGGAATGATATTCTAAATATAATTCACCTCGAGTATGGCTTGACATTTCTTATCACAACACCCTCCCCGATTTTAATCCAGTCCCAGTTGTCCTCCGCGAAAGGTTCGGGTCCTGCTATAACGATGTTTGGTCTAAACTGTAAAGCGAGACCTGGACGGTCCATCTTTTGGTTAAGCTCGTGGACCGAGGATTCAGACATCACCATGTAGCTGCCCAAGTCTGATGAAAGGCCCTAAACAGAAAAGATCAAGTATTATTTCGAATATGTATTTACAAAAAGAGTGCAATGCTATGTCAAACACAATTAAAACCTTGAAAGCATCCAATGCTactatgaaaaataaaattacgaaatgGCTGCAAACTCGCATACCATTGCAATTTCACCGTCTTTAGTAACATAGTGTATGATTCTGCCACTATCTTCTCTCAGCTGCTATATCTGCgagaatcttttttttttttgttacttaatTCTTAAGTGAAAGTcttaagtttattttttactttgtatattttgtaagcAATACTTCATAACTTTTGTATATATTTCTTATACTCTTTCTATACCATTTCTCTCATTGCCATCCAGGCACAGATACTGTATATATCTCTGTGGGATGCATAAATTCTATGTATATTTTGGTtaataaatatcaaatatcaaatatttatgcaaaattttcTGGCAATCTTACAGTGCTTGTCTTCTTCAAAGTGGCGTAAACGTCGTCGAAATTTTCCCATGGCTCCTGTTCTGCACTGTCGATATTCCTTCTTCCGGTAGCACAGCCTAATCGAAGACCGTTATTGGTCCCAGTTAAAAACctgttgcaaaaatactgACTTCATATTTCCTAGTTcggagaaaattgttttttctaaataaaacGTACTTAGATATCCATTTAGCTACTTCGGAACCGCAGTCAAGGCACTCGAGGGTTCCGCCCCACCACAACAAGCAAGGAGCTGGAGTCGAGACGCTTTTGACAGTGCTTTCTGGGACCTTGAACGTCACGGAAGGCATCCCAACTGCCTCTAGTTTTACATTGTCTGTGTCTACAGCACTTAGGGTCACTAAGATCAATGTGGGATAATTTCTGCTTGTTCTGAACTCGCCAGTTTCTTCATTATAGACAAGGAACATTCTGGAAAAAAGTTTGAGTGAAAGCAGAAAACAAGATCAGGATTGTCGATTCgtcgaattaaaaaatgaaactcgACTTTCTAGGTGATCTGTAAGCATATACCTGTCTCTCAGCGAGAAATATCTGTTATCGATGTTCACACTGATACCATAATCAGTGAAAACGGATTCTTTTAAGTATTTTCCACGACCCGACTTCAATGGATAAATAAACAGTTCGTTCACGTGTCCTATTTTTCTCCATTCTTTGGGTAATATCTGTTGCAGCGTATGGTTTTTGATGGTCTTTGCCGGTACACTTTCCATTCGATCATCGCTTGTGGTTTCAATCGGTTCGCAAATCAGTTCTCCATTAACAGAACTCTTCACCTCTGGTTTAGTTTGTTTAGTTTTTCGCCGCTTTACCCAATATACGATTGCCAAAACTGCCGTTGCTCCACACACTATTACAATGGACGTTTTACCCGGTtggatattcattttttgtacacTGCGTGTTAGTTggctttcaaaaattctatCCTCAGTATCAAATTGCGTATCTGTCACTTTTGATCTGTTCATCCGCCGTTTTGAGAGAGAAACATTACATCATGCAGATATCAGTTATACGCACTCTAAAGAGTAAACATGCACGTTACTTAGAGCGCTACTCGCACAGTTTACATAAGCAAAGACGTAACATATTCAATTCAGTTCAATCACCGATCACCGATCATTCATCAATTAACTCTAATATATCCAACAACCATTTAGACCGAATGTATCGTGCACAGTTATCAGGATTTACGTATTAACCCGAGTAATTAGCAGAGATTGCATGTATGAATCTTCAAATGTGAGTCTTTATTTCCAGCAGCAGAAGTGTAGGTgtgatatatattttcttatctGCCGCTCTGCAGAGCAGATAACAACTGATGTTAACATCACCTGCAGCTACCAGAGACACAGATTTGACACAAGTAACAAGGAGCTCACAACGACCACGAGGAAACAATGGACGTTACGTCGAAagataattatgataatttAATGAGATAGTAATATATCAGTGACGTAACTATTACAAGGTACATACGTAGGAACAACATTCTATCTTAGACTCGAGCTTATCGAATGTACAAATAGtatctttttttccttaatatataatatacatgttcTATGTCTGTGATAAAGATTATACCGTAAGCTGCATCTAGCAGTTTATGCAATTTTTGGGTGACATgtagataataattttataaatgacGTAC is a window of Neodiprion pinetum isolate iyNeoPine1 chromosome 4, iyNeoPine1.2, whole genome shotgun sequence DNA encoding:
- the LOC124218199 gene encoding mitochondrial amidoxime-reducing component 1, producing the protein MNRSKVTDTQFDTEDRIFESQLTRSVQKMNIQPGKTSIVIVCGATAVLAIVYWVKRRKTKQTKPEVKSSVNGELICEPIETTSDDRMESVPAKTIKNHTLQQILPKEWRKIGHVNELFIYPLKSGRGKYLKESVFTDYGISVNIDNRYFSLRDRMFLVYNEETGEFRTSRNYPTLILVTLSAVDTDNVKLEAVGMPSVTFKVPESTVKSVSTPAPCLLWWGGTLECLDCGSEVAKWISKFLTGTNNGLRLGCATGRRNIDSAEQEPWENFDDVYATLKKTSTGLSSDLGSYMVMSESSVHELNQKMDRPGLALQFRPNIVIAGPEPFAEDNWDWIKIGEGVVIRNVKPYSSFRGQRNPQRVQVEGKAPTMGIYCGIYQTGNVQVGDDVYINQPSSEKYVKTNRSVRSEDQGYESQRFLDQEAIMNNHNFGNNGLS